A section of the Meles meles chromosome 8, mMelMel3.1 paternal haplotype, whole genome shotgun sequence genome encodes:
- the LOC123949521 gene encoding olfactory receptor 5D18-like yields the protein MVLGEDNQSSVTTFILLGFSEYPNLQIAIFLVFLIIYTVTLVGNLGIIVVIRFNPKLHTPMYFFLSHLSFLDICYSSVFTPKLLEILVMEDRTISFKGCMVQFYFVCAFVITEMFMLAVMAYDRFVAVCNPLLYTVAMSQKLCSLLVAGTYAWGGICSLTLTYSLLELSYCGPNIINHFGCEYSAILSLSCSDPYISQMMCLVISTFNEACSLLIILASYLFIVVTIVKMPSTGGLQKAFSTCASHLTAITIFHGIILLLYCVPNSKSSWLLVKVATVFFTVMIPMLNPLIYSLRNKDVKDTARKLIHNKLLSHSM from the coding sequence ATGGTCCTGGGTGAGGACAATCAGAGCTCTGTGACCACATTCATCCTCCTGGGTTTCTCAGAATACCCAAACCTCCAGATAGCCATCTTCCTGGTGTTCTTGATCATCTACACAGTCACTCTGGTGGGAAACCTGGGCATAATTGTGGTCATAAGGTTCAATCCCAAACTCCACACACCTATGTACTTTTTCCTCAGCCATCTGTCctttttggatatttgttattccAGTGTCTTTACACCTAAACTGCTAGAAATCTTGGTCATGGAAGACAGAACGATCTCCTTCAAAGGATGCATGGTACAATTTTACTTTGTTTGTGCATTTGTGATAACGGAAATGTTCATGTTAGCAGTTATGGCCTATGACCGGTTTGTGGCTGTTTGTAACCCTCTGCTCTACACAGTTGCTATGTCTCAGAAACTCTGTTCCCTCTTGGTGGCTGGAACTTACGCGTGGGGTGGAATATGTTCCTTGACACTCACATATTCTCTTTTGGAACTATCCTACTGTGGTCCCAACATTATAAATCACTTTGGCTGTGAATATTCTGCGATCCTCTCTTTATCCTGCTCTGACCCCTACATCAGTCAGATGATGTGTTTGGTCATTTCTACATTTAATGAGGCTTGTAGCCTCCTGATTATCCTGGCTTCCTATTTATTCATAGTTGTCACCATTGTCAAGATGCCTTCTACTGGTGGACTCCAGaaagccttctccacctgtgCCTCCCACCTGACAGCCATCACCATCTTCCACGGGATCATCCTTCTTCTCTACTGTGTGCCCAACTCCAAAAGCTCGTGGCTCCTGGTCAAAGTGGCTACTGTGTTTTTTACGGTCATGATCCCCATGTTGAACCCCCTTATTTACAGCCTGAGGAACAAAGATGTGAAAGACACGGCCAGGAAGTTAATCCATAACAAACTGCTTTCTcactcaatgtga